A portion of the Mytilus galloprovincialis chromosome 12, xbMytGall1.hap1.1, whole genome shotgun sequence genome contains these proteins:
- the LOC143055651 gene encoding uncharacterized protein LOC143055651, protein MQTTTNNTEPSAVKIQSTDNLTAQQKSHVKTFQILGCLQIVFGGIALFLSLVQLSGTAYIFEATLSLCACCGWFVFTGCIPQCMSGNTMLSSQCKFYFTGCTPQCMSRNTKSLKCKKTGFMVCSFIGAFISSPITFFISIGMEILHGRDKSSNLTIFSFGITLLSCVLGLVALISASYCCCCSRLKTPNQQTDVVMSNSQPENAPENLTQAPNMLPLIDSSGYTVLHPRAQLYYIVGGADQGVGNTQNPNIA, encoded by the exons ATGCAAACCACAACTAACAACACTGAGCCATCTGCTGTCAAAATACAATCAACAGATAATCTAACAGCTCAACAAAAATCTCATGTGAAAACCTTCCAGATATTGGGTTGTCTGCAGATTGTGTTCGGCGGAATTGCTCTATTTTTGAGTTTAGTTCAACTATCAGGGACGGCTTACATATTCGAGGCTACATTATCGTTATGTGCATGCTGTGGATGG TTTGTCTTTACTGGATGCATACCACAATGCATGTCAGGGAATACCATGTTGAGCTCACAATGCAAG TTTTACTTTACTGGCTGCACACCACAATGCATGTCAAGGAATACCAAGAGCTTAAAATGCAAG AAAACTGGCTTCATGGTGTGTAGTTTTATTGGAGCATTCATAAGTTCTccaattacattttttatatcaattggaatggaaattttg CATGGCCGTGATAAGTCAAGTAACTTGACTATTTTTTCATTTGGCATAACGTTATTGTCCTGTGTCCTAGGACTAGTTGCACTTATTTCAGCTTCCTACTGTTGCTGCTGTTCACGTTTGAAAACTCCAAATCAACAG ACGGATGTTGTCATGAGCAATTCACAGCCTGAAAATGCACCGGAAAATCTAACACAAGCACCAAATATGCTGCCATTGATTGATTCGTCAGGATATACAGTACTGCATCCTAGAGCACAACTGTACTATATTGTTGGCGGAGCTGATCAAGGGGTTGGTAATACACAGAATCCAAACATTGCATGA